CTCTGAACAATCTTTCAATTATTTTATGCTAATCTATGAATATCTGTTCAGATGTAAGTCAAGGAGACAAGATTATGGCAACTGCAACCCAAGTCAAATGTGCTTGTGAGTCTTGTAGCTGTATGGTGGATGAGGCAACTGGGTTTAAGAAAAATGGCCAGGTTTATTGTAGTGAAGCTTGCGCCAATGGCCATCCTGACGGTTCAGGCTGTGGGCATCACGGATGTAATTGTCACAAATAATATAAAT
The window above is part of the Roseofilum capinflatum BLCC-M114 genome. Proteins encoded here:
- a CDS encoding metallothionein — translated: MATATQVKCACESCSCMVDEATGFKKNGQVYCSEACANGHPDGSGCGHHGCNCHK